The genomic interval CAACAGTTTCGCATCGAGCTGGACCTGGACGAGCGCGTGCCGCCGGTGGCGATCAACGAGTTTGTGGTCTGGGAAATCATCGAACCTTTGCTCCAGAATGCCATCGACCACAGTGGCAACGACCATCTGGTCATTCGGGTGAGTTCCACCTATCAGGCCGACCAGCAGCGAACGCTGCTCACCATTGCCGACAACGGCCCAGGCGTGCGCCAGGACCTGCTGGAAACCGACGAACGAGGCGTGCGCCGCCTCTTCTTGGAGAACGTGACCACCAAGAGCAACCAGGGCAATTCCGGCTACGGCTGCTACATCGCCCACGAGCTGTGCACGCAGCGCTGTGGCTGGGCGATAGACGTGGAGAACTTGCCCGAAGGCGGGTGTCAATTCACCATCGTCATACCACACGAGGCAGTAAATGAAACTTCCCACGCACGAGCCGATTAGGGTCCTCCTCATCGAGGACGAGGACTATGACATCAGGCGCATTCAGCGCACCTTGCGCCCGGTAGCCGAGCGCATCCAGATTGTCGACACCGTGTCCAACGGCAAGGCGGCAGTAGAGCTGCTCAGCCAGGGGGGCGACTACGACGTGGTCATCATGGACTACCAGATTGCCGGCGGTCTGAAGGGGGAGGCGCTGGTGAGCAAGCTACGAGAAGTTGACCCCACCGTGCAAATTATCGTCATCACCAAGATGACCACGAACGTGACCGACTTTGACTTTGCCAATCGCCTTTTGGAAGCCGGGGCGATGTGGTACTGCACCAAGTACCCGTACGACATCGAGGAGTTCATCTATCAGCCCACCGACTTTGTGCTGAGCATCTTCAATGCCTACGAGAGGCGCCTGCTGGAGAAGGCGCGGCGCCGGGCCGACAGCCGTCTGCAAAACACCATCCAGGAGATTTTGGACAGGAAGCAGATCGTCGGGGTCTCGCGCGCCATGATGGAGCTGCGCCAGGCCATACGGCGCTATGCAGAGACCGACGCGGTGGTCTTGCTCCGTGGGGAATCGGGCACGGGCAAGGAGCTCATCGCCGCCAACATTCACTACCTCAGTCGCCGGAAGAGCGAGCCCTTCGTGCCAGTCAATTGCGGCAGCCTGCCGGAGCAGCTGATCGAGAGCGAGCTGTTTGGCTACGAAAAGGGTTCTTTCACCGGGGCGACGGCGCGCAAGAAGGGGCTCTTCGAGGTAGCGGACAAGGGCTCCCTCTTTCTGGACGAAATCACCGAGATCCCCTTAGCGGCCCAATCCACCCTGCTGCGCGTGATCCAAGAGGGGGAGATCGACAAGATCGGGCGAACCGGCAGGTACAAAGTGGACGTGCGCATAATTGCCGCCACCAACAAGGACTTGGAGCGACTGGTGCGCGAGGGGCGCTTTCGCGAGGACCTCTACTATCGCCTCAACGTCCTGTCCATCACCGCGCCCCCCTTGCGGGAGCGCCCAGAAGACATCCCCGTGCTCGTCGACTACTACCTGCGGCGGTTCAGCGCCGACATGGGGCGGCCGGTCCCGCAGCTGGAGCAAGCCGCCCTCCAGGCGTTGACGGCCCACAGCTGGCCTGGCAATGTGCGCGAACTGCAGAACGTGTTGCAACGTCTCTTGATCAACGGCGCTCCCGTCATCACCCTCCGCGATGTGCAGGCAGCCTTGGGACTGCACGCCGCCCTGCAGCAAGGCGAACGTGAGGCGCGGCCGTGGTCCTGGGATAGGCAGAACATCATGCCGCTGCGCGAGATGGAGCGGCAATTCCGGCGCGAATACCTGCGGTTCGTGCGCAGTCAGACCACCTCAGACGCGCTGGCCGCCCGGAAATTGGGATTGGCGCCCTCCAACTTCCATCGCCTCTGCAAGGAGCTCGGGTTGAAGTGACATTCTCTTGGAGATAACAACCGTTATCACGGTGATAACTCGCCTGCCTCTCGCTCGCTCCTGGCTGTGCTGTTAATTGCCACATTTTCAACCTCATTTCACCTCCCATTGCCCTGGCCCAAATGTTGTAAACCAGCAGAAGGCGAGAGTTCCCCCGTATGGAGGTCCTGTGCCAAGCGTTCGCCGTTGGACTTTCATGGGCGTGGCAGTGACTCTCTGGCTGGTGTGGTCGGCGCCGGCCAGCTCTTTCCTCCGTCAGAAAGGGCGGGTGATCGTCGACGCCACCGGGCAGGAAGTGCTGCTGCGTGGTTTTGGCCTTGGCGGATGGCTTGTCCCCGAGGGCTACCAGCTGCACATCCCGGGGTTCGGCTCCCCCTCCTTCATTCGCGATCGCATCGCGGAACTGCTTGGGGAGGCGCAAACTGAGGAGTTCTTCCGCCTGTACAGGGCAAACTATGTCACCGAAAAGGACATCGCTCAGATTGCCGCCTGGGGATTCAACTCCGTGCGCCTGCCGTTTCACTACCGCCTGCTATGGGAAAATGACCGGTTTCGCGAGGAAGGTTTTGCACTCCTCGACCAGGTAGTCGCCTGGTGCAGGCAACACGCGCTCTACCTTATTCTGGACATGCACTGCGCGCCCGGGGGGCAGAACAAGGATAACATCAGCGACAGCGACGGCGTCGAGGCGCGCCTCTGGACCGACCCTGCCAACCAGGACCTGACCGTGGCCATCTGGCGGGCCATAGCTGCTCGCTATGCCGACGAGCCGTGGGTCGGGGGATACGACCTTCTCAACGAGCCAGTGCTCCCGGCCGGTCATGCGAGCAGCGAGCTGCGCCTGCTGTACATGCGGCTGGCTCAGGCCATCCGCGAAGTGGACAACAACCACCTGCTGTTCATCGAGGGCAACTGGTACAGCACCGACTTTACCGGGCTGACTCCCCCTTTCGACGGCAACATGGCCTATGCTTTCCACAAGTACTGGAACGAAAACAGCAGGGAGGCGATTCTCCCGTATCTCCGGCTTCGCAGCCAGTACAACGTGCCCTTGTGGCTTGGCGAGACGGGCGAGAACTCCAACGTCTGGCTGCGCGACTGTCTGCGTTTGATGGAAGACGAGGGCATCGGCTGGAGCTGGTGGACGCACAAGAAGGTGGAAACGACTACTTCCCCCTACTCAGCCCCGATTTCGCCGCTCTACCAGCGGGTACTCGACTACTGGGCAGGAGCTGCCAGCAGGCCGTCGCGTGAGTATGCAGCCGTTGCCCTGATGGACATGGCGCGCAGCCTGCACATCGACAGCTGCCGGTTTCGCCCCGACATCCACGATGCGCTCACCAGACCCGACCACGACACGCGGGCTATCCCGTTGCGCGCGCGCACGCTCCCCGGGGCCATCGCCTGCGCGGACTATGACCTGGGGGCACTGGGTGTTGCTTACTACGACCGCGACTACCAGAACACCGGAGGACCGGGGGGCCCGCGCTGGAACAGCGGTGGGGCCTACCGCAACGACGGGGTGGACATCCAACCCTGCAGCGATCCCGGAGGCCCGCCCTACAGTGTGGGATGGGTGGAACCAGGCGAGTGGCTGCGGTATACTGTGACGGTCTTGCTTGCGGGCGACTATGAAGTGAAGGCACGGGTGGCGGCACCCAGTACCGGCGGCGCCTTCGAACTCCTCCTCGATGGCATGCCTATCACCAGCAAGGTGACTGTCCCTGCCACCGGTGGCTGGCAGCAGTGG from Calditrichota bacterium carries:
- a CDS encoding sigma-54-dependent Fis family transcriptional regulator, producing MKLPTHEPIRVLLIEDEDYDIRRIQRTLRPVAERIQIVDTVSNGKAAVELLSQGGDYDVVIMDYQIAGGLKGEALVSKLREVDPTVQIIVITKMTTNVTDFDFANRLLEAGAMWYCTKYPYDIEEFIYQPTDFVLSIFNAYERRLLEKARRRADSRLQNTIQEILDRKQIVGVSRAMMELRQAIRRYAETDAVVLLRGESGTGKELIAANIHYLSRRKSEPFVPVNCGSLPEQLIESELFGYEKGSFTGATARKKGLFEVADKGSLFLDEITEIPLAAQSTLLRVIQEGEIDKIGRTGRYKVDVRIIAATNKDLERLVREGRFREDLYYRLNVLSITAPPLRERPEDIPVLVDYYLRRFSADMGRPVPQLEQAALQALTAHSWPGNVRELQNVLQRLLINGAPVITLRDVQAALGLHAALQQGEREARPWSWDRQNIMPLREMERQFRREYLRFVRSQTTSDALAARKLGLAPSNFHRLCKELGLK
- a CDS encoding cellulase family glycosylhydrolase translates to MPSVRRWTFMGVAVTLWLVWSAPASSFLRQKGRVIVDATGQEVLLRGFGLGGWLVPEGYQLHIPGFGSPSFIRDRIAELLGEAQTEEFFRLYRANYVTEKDIAQIAAWGFNSVRLPFHYRLLWENDRFREEGFALLDQVVAWCRQHALYLILDMHCAPGGQNKDNISDSDGVEARLWTDPANQDLTVAIWRAIAARYADEPWVGGYDLLNEPVLPAGHASSELRLLYMRLAQAIREVDNNHLLFIEGNWYSTDFTGLTPPFDGNMAYAFHKYWNENSREAILPYLRLRSQYNVPLWLGETGENSNVWLRDCLRLMEDEGIGWSWWTHKKVETTTSPYSAPISPLYQRVLDYWAGAASRPSREYAAVALMDMARSLHIDSCRFRPDIHDALTRPDHDTRAIPLRARTLPGAIACADYDLGALGVAYYDRDYQNTGGPGGPRWNSGGAYRNDGVDIQPCSDPGGPPYSVGWVEPGEWLRYTVTVLLAGDYEVKARVAAPSTGGAFELLLDGMPITSKVTVPATGGWQQWADMDCGRASLPAGEHAVVLSVVAGGFNISQLVFNFLESGADHGSGFERVTDKVRWTRCHPNPFAERTAVSFLLLQPERVALRIFNVNGGLVTTIVDGTLPAGYTTLVWDGTGPGNQRLASGLYFGQLVVGDVGRSTPLVLRR